The genomic region CTTATAGTCCGCTAATTTATCACAGGAGAAATAGAAAATTGACTTAGGATTTATTTTTTCCTTCATCTAATAATTTCTTTATAAGTAATATTAACGCAGTGGACTTTCCTACTTGTCTAGGGCCGAAAATGAAGTTTAACGAGTAAGGAGATAAGCTCACTTTTCCAATAACGTCAGGAACCCACTTAACTTCCGACTCTTCATACTTTCTATATATCTCAATCTCAGTTATCCTCTCTTTAGAAATCCACCAAGGATTATATTCTTCTATCATCTGTGTATTCAGACTCCACAAGAGTTTAAAAATATTGTTTACTCTAACTCCACAAATATTTAAAAATAAGAACTGACTTACTTGTTACATGATAAGAATTACTAACTTCTACAGTAATAGTTTCATATAATTGATATATAAGGCGTAAACGAATATAAGGCTTAAGAGATTATAAGGACTTATGGAAGAGGAATTTGCCAAGTTCCTTGAGGATTATGCTAACTATCTGAAGAACAATAAGCAACCACTAATTGATATTCCTCTTTCACCAGACGATTTATTAGCAGAAGCTTCTCTTGGTCTCACAAATGGTTTTCACGAAGGGTTAAGGGGCTAGAACTAGGTGAGCCCGTGATAAAGGAGGATAAGGTGTACCTGCCATTTCGTTACAGATTACCTTGGTTTACTCCCCTTGACTTTCTCTCTATTGATAGTAACCTCTACACTCTAGACGCATACGATGGAGAGAAGTTTATCGCGTTTTCCTTGAAGGGGCTTTACAGTATGAAGTACGGTATGGAGTTGAAGAGGGGTAGAATACAGTCTTTCGCTTCAAAGCACGGTAGGAAGGGGAAAGAATTGTTGAGAAAATATTCCCACCGTGAGAAGAACCGCGTGTTGGATTATATTCACAAGTTCGTTAACAGTTTGCTGGAGATGTACCCTATGACGACATTTGCAGTTGAGAAGTTGAATAAGCAAGAGATGTTTGAAGATGCTAACGACTCCCTTTCTAAAAAGATTTCTAAGACTGTGTGGAGGACTATACACCGTGTGCTAAAGTATAAGGCACCGCTTTACGGTTCCTTTGTTAAGGAGGTAAACCCATACCTCACTTCAAAGTCCTGCCCCAGATGTGGATGGGTTTCCCGAAATGTTGGCAGGACTTTTCATTGTGAGAGGTGTGGGTTCACTCTAGATAGGCAATTGAACGCGTCACTAAATATTTACCTCAAAATGTGCGGGTTTCCCCACATCCGTTATATTCCGCGGGTGTGGGTTGGGGTTATCCCGCTAAAGGGGCGGAGGGGTAACGGGTTTACCCGTGACTCTGGTGAAGCCCAAGGGCTAAGGGTTGATATTAAATATTATGAAATCCTATGAAGCCCAAACCCCTTGTGCTAAGATAAGGTATATTATAGCCAGAAAGGATAACGAATTAATACTTGTCACTGCACATCCTGATCCAGATGCTGAAAACTTCATAGAATTTAACAAATAGAGACTTTATATAATAAATTAATCAACGCATTTATATTTTTATTCTCGATATAAAAGTAACTTGTACTAAAAATAAAATAATTTATTCTTTACATCTACTTTTCGCAATAAGGGATACTAGTAATATGAATAACTAAATTGTTTATTCTCTTTTTCTATATTAATCATAAAACTCAAATTAGCTCTAAAGCGTACCTACTTCTCGTCTTCAAGTTTATAATATTATTCATCTTTTACATATTATGGACGAGTTTGAGTACTTAGAAGATTTAAACAACGAAAGAACTAAGTCTTTTATAGAGAATGAAAATAAGAAAACAGAAGAAAAACTAGGTAAAAGAGCAAAGGAACTTTATCCAAAGCTTTTAGAAATTTACAAAGAACCTTACGTTCTAAGCATGTTTGCTTATGACGAAAATAACCCGGTTATCCTACTCTACGGGGAGAAAAACCAAGTACTCTTAGGGAATAAAGTAATTTATACTTCACCAAAGGATTACGTAGCTTCCTCAGTATGGAAAGTTTACAATTCTAAGGAAATAGGAGTTAGTATAGAAAAGAAGGGAAGCGATAAGATTACAACTTTCCTAATTTCCCCCGACGGTAAAACCACGGAATTAGGAGAAATGGTTGAATCTCCTTTTTATTTCAAAAATGAGTTATGTTATATAAAGAGTTACCGTTATTCTCCTCCACCTGATGGTGGAGAATATCCTGCTGACAGAGTATTTTGCGGTAATGAAATAGTTTACGGCAAAGATTTAAAGCCTGGCGAGTTCGTATCAATTAGAACTTTCGGAGATTTTATAACGCTGATCAGAAGTAAAGGCTGGAGGTATAGCGAACTTTATGCTGGCGAAGGTTTTGATTCTCTTAAAAAGATTGATGAGGGAGAAGTAATAGACGTAATTGATTACGTTCAAGGAAGTTTAATCTATCAGAAGAATGACTCAGTGTACCTAGATAAAAAGAAGATAATAAAATCCGATTACCCGATTTTAGGAGTCTCTTCTCTTAAAGAAACCTTGGCCGTTGAGGTTATAAAGGATTATAGAACCCCTTTATTGTTTTACAGCATTAATGGTGACAAGATAGGAGAGGAAATTCACGATAATATCCAGTTTATGGATAGTGAAGGACATTCATTATTTATTGTAGAAACCTCGTTCAATTATAAATTCAAGGTCTTAAGGAGAGTTAAGGAAAAGAGCGAAGAAACAATAATGCAGTACGGTAATTATGACGTAAAAGTTACGGACATATATGTTAAAGGAGACGTATTACTTCACGGGTTTCTCCTAACTAAGACTAATAATCCCAAGGGAGTTATAGTTTATGGTTATGGAGGGTTCAGAATTTCTTTACTCCCTTCATTTCCTATGTCTACAAGACTATTGCTTGACGAAGGGTACTCTGTTTTAATCACAAACTTGAGGGGAGGTTACGAAAACGGAGAAGAATGGCATAAGGCAGGAATGTTGCTTAATAAGAAAAACGTGTTCAAGGACTTTTCAGAATTCCTTAGATTAGTGAAGAGCTTGGGCGGTAAGACGATTGCTATGGGAGGAAGTAACGGTGGGCTTTTGGTAGGTGCTACAGAGAATGAATATCCTAACGTCATTGACTGTGCAGTAATTGGACACCCAGTGCTGGACATGTTGAGATATGATAAACTTTACGTAGGGAAATACTGGGTTGAGGAGTACGGAGATCCAAACGATCCTAAGTACAGAGATTACTTACTTTCTTACAGTCCTTATCATAATCTGAAGAAAGGGCTACCAAAGACTTTCGTATACACTGGAATTAACGACGATAGAGTTCATCCTGCTCATGCATTAAAGTACGTTGCTAAGTCTGAAAAACTAGGAAATGATGTCATGCTCTTTGTTAACGATTCTGGGCACGCAATAGCCGATCCTGAGTCTGAGGCTAGGGAATACTCATACGTTTTAGCCTTCATTGAGGAATGTACGTCAAGTAAATAACTTCTTTGCCTCAATGAGCATTTCTTCTATCCTTTTTAAGGAGACTTTAACGTCCTCCACAGAGTATTTTCTCTCGTGAAATCCCCATACATGTAAATCGTAACCAGCATTCCATCCGTCTAAAACCCAATAACCAAGTTTTTTAGAAAGAGTCTTGCTAGCTTTACCTAATAAGTAAGTGTACCACCTACCTTCTTTCAAAAACTCCTCGTATTCCTCCGTCTTAAATTTTTCCGCCAATGCCTTAACAACTTCTTCGGCAACTTTATAAGCTTTCTCTGAGGCTTGAACTACGTCACCTTTTTCAGCACACTCTTTGCTTTCCTGCATATATTTTTCAGCTAAACTTATTCTTTCCTTACTACTATCTTCAGGGTCTTCCCTACTTAAAATATCAAGTAAAGCCTCAGTAACGTCAATCCCTTTTTCCTCTAGTTTTCTTATTACTTCCTCTAACGGCATTCTATTTTCCATTTTTTATCTCTTCAATATTAACTTTTTCTTCATCTATAGTCACATAAGGAGTTTCTTTATACACTTTAGCAACAACGTGAGTGCTCGTTCTTTCAATTTCAGGCATATTTATCAATTTCTCTAGAAAATTCTTCATAAAATCTTCTCTGTTTTTGAACCTTGCTAACACTACAAAGTCCATATCTCCTAATACAAAATAAACTCCCCATACTCCTGGAAGTTGGGAAAGTTTCTTGCCTAAACTATCGTGATAGTCTTTTCCGTATCTTGCCCTAACTAAAGTGATAACTAGGTAATCTAAGTTTAAGCTGGCTGGGTCAACGTAAGTAAAATAGCCTTTTATTACGCCCATCTTTTCCATTTTCTTTATCCTATAGGCTACTGTTGATTTAGGAACTTTTACTTCCTCTGCTATTTTTTCTAAAGGATATTTTGCGTCATTTTGAATTATTTTGAGTATCTTTAAGTCTACCTCGTCTAGCTCCATAATATATAATTAGAAGAGGTAATTTAAACCTTATACATTTTATCGACGAATAAGTTGAATATACAACTAAATAAAAAGGGATTATCTTGGAAATTATACAGAGACATTCTGAAGCAAGATTTAAACTATTGTACTTTTTACAATAGCTGTCCTAAAATACTTAAATTCCGTCTAAACTACTAGTATCGCATGGATGAAGATCTCGTTAAATTGGTTAAAGAACATACTTTCGGAACTTGGAAAGTTCAAAAAACTTGGAATCCTTTAAACGTTGATAAAGCCGAAGGAGTATATTTTTACGCTAACGGTAAAAAGATCCTTGACTTCTCTTCTCAGTTAGTTAATGTAAATTTAGGCTACGGAAATAAAGAGGTAATAAAGAGTATAGAAGATCAACTGGAAAACCTCCAATATATTTCGCCTGCATTTGCCACAGAAGTTAGAGCTAGAGCAGTAAAATCCCTTCTGGAAGTGATGCCGAGCAATTTAACTAAGTTTTTCTTTTCCACCTCCGGAACAGAAGCAAATGAGGCTGCAATAAAAATTGCTAGGTTTTACAAATCTCCTTCATATAAAATACTCTCGAGGTATAGATCATATCACGGTTCAACTTTAGGTTCGTTAGCTTTAACTGGAGATTATAGAAGATGGTATGCCGAGCCCAACGTTGCTCCCGGTGTAGTTAAAATCCCAGAGCCTTATTGCTATAGATGTCCCTTCAAGTTAAAATACCCGGAATGTAATCTTGCCTGCGTTAATTACGTAGATTATGTAATAAAAAATGAAGGAAATGTTGCTGGAGTTATAGTAGAGCCAATAACTGGAACTAACGGCGTAATTGTCCCTCCAAAAGAATACTTACCTACTTTGAGGAAAATAACGAGAGAAAACGACGTACTCTTAATAACTGATGAAGTGATGACTGGTTGGGGAAGAGTTGGAGAATGGTTTGCAGTTAACCTATGGGGAGTTCAACCGGATATTCTAACTACAGCAAAGGGAGCTTCAGCATCTTACGTACCTATAGGTATAACTGCTGTAAGTAAGGAGATTGCAGACTTTTTTGAGGATAAGATGTTTGCACATGGTCATACTTTTGAAGCCCACCCTGTATCGTTATCGGCAATACCCGCAGTTATTGAAGAATATAAAAGAATGAATTTATTAGCTCACGTAAAGGCTATGGGTAGTTACCTTGGCGAGAGATTAAAAGAACTTAAGGAGAGGCATAAGAGTATTGGCGACGTAAGAGGAGTTGGGTTATTTTGGGCTATAGAATTTGTTAAGGACGAAAAACAGACTCCTTTTGGCACATATGAAGATAAGTACGAAGGAAGAGTCACTGAAGTTGATATTCTAGCAAAGAAATTGCTAGACGAAGGTGTTTACGTATTTAACGGGCCTTCATGGCTAGTTATTTCTCCACCTTTAATCATAAAGAAGGAGGAAATTGATGAAGGAATAGAGAAATTAGATGAGAAAATAAAATATCTGGACGAAAAATTCTCCAGTTAACCTTTTATTTTCTTTATAAGCTTCTCTGCTTTCTGCGTATAACTAACTAAAGCATTCCTTAAGTCTTTAATACTCATATTCTTCTGTTTTTCTTTTAATCCGTCAATTTTATTTAGTAAGTCTTCAAACTCTTTCTGAATATCGTCTATTTTCTTACCTTCTTTCTTAGCCTTTGCAATTTCTGAATTTATTGTATTGTGAAGAGTTGTGTAAAATCTCGTGGTATCTTTTAACACTGCATCTTTTGTATCATAAGCTTTCTTTCTTATTTCTTCTAAAACTTTTGAAAGTTCTTCAATAGGCATAGGAGGAATTTACATAGGAAAATTAAAAAACTAGCTAAGGTTCTCTTCAATAACTCTATAAGCGTTCCTCCAAAGTATTTGATCTTCATGATCTTCAATTAATAATTCCTTTATCTTAGTCACGTTTTCAAAACCTTGCGGAACTTCCGAAATTCCCAGAAAATCAGTGCCTATGGCAACGTAATCCCAACCAAAAGATTCTCCTATGTATTTTATATTTTCTATAATTCCCTTCAAGGTCTTCTCAGGTAACGTTGAGGTAATTGCTGTAATTCCTATTACTCCTCCGGTTTTTACTACGCATTCTAACTCTTCGTCATCGTAATTTCTTTCATGATCTTTTAGTCTCTTAGCATTACCATGAGAAATTATTACTGGTTTAGACGTAATAGAGCATACGTCTAACACTGTCCTCTTGCCTGCATGCGCTAAGTCAATTATTATCCCTAGTTTATTAGCTAGTTTAACCAACTCTTCTCCTTCAGCTGTTAAGCCGTAGTCCTTTTTAGAGAAGCAAGATGAAGCAAATTTTGTATCATAATTCCAAGTTAAACCTAAATTAAACACGTTAAGCTCTTTAAGAATATAAATATCTTCGTACTCCTTTAGAGCGTCTGTTCCTTCAAGGGAAAGCAAAAACTTTATTCCAGGCTTCTTTAAATCTTCCTTACTTCTCACAATGCTTACATAACCTGCTCTTTCTAGATAATAGTAAACTTTTAATTGAGATAATAAAATATCAAATGAAAAATTTGAAGACTTTATAGGAAAACCATATTTTGATGATAATTCTGCACTTCTCTCATTTATTACGTCAATATGAGGGAAAATTGATGAAAATATTATCACGTTACTATCTACGCTTTTTAGCATTTCGATACTTGATTGATCTTTACCGTGAATTATGTCCCTGCCCATTTGGTTTGCATAAGCAAAATCCTCGTGCAGGTCTATAAACATGTGAACCAATAATAGTATCTCTTCCCAAATTAAAATCTTCCTTTTTAGATTGGCATTTTTTAGAAAGAGTTTTATTAATATCATTTCGTATAAACATGAATATACTTGTATGTGCTTACTTTATCTAGTTTAAACTATTTAATAAAATTTAAAAAAGAGTATCTCATTATATTATACTTGATGGCGTCCCAATCTGCAGTCCAACAAATATTGGACCAGATAGATATAAGAAAATTGAATTAATTTTATTTGATAATAACTATATTAGCGGCAATAGGAGGCTTCCTATTTGGCTATGATACTTCGGTTATTGCAATTGCTTCTGTCTTCGTGCCTTATCATTTTACTGGGCTAGTTTACGGTTATGAAATAGCAAGTGCATCTTTAGGTGCAGCAATAGGTGCAATAATTGCCGTTGTCAATAGTTTCAGATAAACCGTGAAATTTATGTCATTTGTTGTCATTCAACATTCCTAACTATCCCTTAACGAAAGTTTATAATTTTTGTAGTTAATATTATCATGTAGAAGAGAACCCTACAATGAACTCGAGGAGCAATGTGAGGAGGATGGGTTCAATGAGGCTCTCCATGTCCTCGAAGGGAGTGGTTTAACTACCGCTCCCGTAGACGGCACGGGGAGCCGGACAAGGGGTATGAGGACGAGAGGTTGAATACAAATTCATGAAACCTCAATGAAAGTCCGACCCCTATTTCTACACTGATAGATTTGGTAGGAAATCGTTGCTGATTGTGGACGCCGCAATATATACTGCTGCCGCAATACTTTTCGCATTAACAATTAACGGAATAATGTTACTAGTGATGAGAACAATAATAGGAATAGCAATTGGTGCAGACTCAGCTGTAGCAACTGCTTACATTACAGAATACGCTCCAAAGGATAAGAGAGGTTCGTTAGCAATAATACAACAATGGATGATAACTATTGGTATATTAGGTTCCTATTTCGTAGGTAGTACAGTACTTTTCATAGCTCCCAGTTTAGCTTATACTGTTGATTGGAGGTTAATATTAGGATTAGCTGCAATTCCAGCAATAATAGGCTTAGTCTTTAGGTTCATGATGCCAGAATCTCCAAGATGGTTACTACTTTCTGGCCAGGTTGATAAATTAAAGGCTTCTCTGAGGAGGTTCGGAGTTATCGTAAGCGACGATTTAATTAATAGGGCAATTAGCGAAGTTAGATATGAGGAAAGCCAGAAATTTGATACTGCAACCAAGAGGGCATTCCTAGTTGTAGCCTTATGGATAATATTCCAGCAAATTACCGGAATAAATGTACCATTCTATTACGGTCCCGCTATAATTCTTCAATTGCACTTGTTTGGAAGTACCTCTAACCCGGTTTATTCCGAAATATATTCTGTATTAGCTGCATCGATTTTAGCAGTAATTAATACTACTGCAACATACATTGCTTTCAAATACATAGACCGCATAGGAAGAAGGACATTAGCAATCTCCGCTTATATTGGAATGTTTGCCTCAGACCTCATTGGAGGAATACTAGTAATGAACGGAATTCTGGTAGGTGCACTATTCGCATTTGCTGGTTTTATAATATTCTTCGCATACGGAGTTGGCGGTACTGGATGGTTAATTCAAGCTGAATACTTTAAGACTGCTGTGAGAGGGAGAATGGCTGCAATAATCGCTCTACTAGATTGGTTAGCTAATTTTGCAATAATTGAAGTTTTCCCAGTAATGCTATCTAGCGTTGGACTTGCAGGTTCAATGTTCATATTCAGTGCATTAGACGCGATAGCCTTAGCAATAGTTTACTTCTTGCTACCGGAAACTAAGGGCTTATCATTGGAGCAAGTAGTTAAAATGTTTGGAGAAACTCCAGTTTCTCAACTGAGGAAAGGAAGGGAATTAGTCCTACAAAAGGAGGAAAAGGAAATAGCAAGAGAATAAGGTATTTTTCTTTCTTCTCCTCTCTCTTTTTTCTTTCTAGTTTTCACTTTTTCAAATAATCTTTTTGCTACTTACTTTTTCTTCATACTTTCTATAAACTTTATAAACTATATAACTCTCCATACATTATGCGTAAATATTGGTTATTCCTCGTATTTTTTGTGTTATTATCGATTTTAATAAAAATATTTGGCGAAGATAATCCAATAAACGTTTACCTTTTTGAGCTTATTAATTATCATCAGGTTAGTTATCTAAATGCTTTCATGGTTGATTTATCTAAATACGGCAGATGCTACGTATGGATTCCTCTTAATGCGTTACTTTTAATCTTCAAAAAAACTAGGAGAACTGGAATAACATTAGCTGCGTCATTTATCTTAGCAATAATACTAGGTGAGGTAAGTAAATACATAATGGCTGAACCTAGACCATTTTATTTTATTCACTCAAATTTACTAATACCTAAACCTCACGATTATAGCTATCCTTCTGGCCACGCATTAATTGTAGGAGATGGAGCAGCAGTTTTAGCGTTGTCTTCACCAAAATGGTTGTGGATCCCTCTTTTAATAGAGGCATTGCTAGTTTCATATTCTAGAGTTTACGTCGGAGTTCATTGGCCTGCTGATATATTAGGGGGTTGGCTATTGGCCTTGTGGATAGCTTACTTTACTGTGGAAGAGGAAAGGAAGGGATTACTAGCTCCTGTAGAGAAAATATTCAAGGTCTGTTAAAATTCCTATTTACATGTAAGTATCAATTAAAAGGGAAGTCGGATATTGACTAAGAATAAAAACGAGGAAATAGTAGCTGTTATAGTTAAAAATGGAAATAAAAGTTTATAAGATCTCATAACGTGTTAAAGAGATTCATTAGAATAAGATAATTATAGGAAAACTAAAATTCTAGTTTTTTATCGAGTGTATTTTACGCAGTTAAATTCTTTTGATACTTAAAGCCCTTAAAGAACTACGTTAAAAAGTTACAGTTTAACAATATGTTTACAAGAAAATTGCACAAAATAATGCAAACCTTCTACTATCAAGGCCTTACCTTTGTTACAGACTGGGCATTGCATTTCCTTAAAATCTCTTTTTAGAGAAATTACTGTATAGTCAGATAATTCTCCCTTTTCATCAATAAAATCGATATAATTTAGATTATTTAATATAATTTCTGCTTCATGAGTACTAATATTAAGCTCTTTAGAAAGTTCGGTAGGAGATAATTTTCCTTTCTTAACTAAGACGTCTATTGCCTTATCATAATACTCCTTCTTTTTTATTTTCTTTAACTTCCTAACTTCCTCTTTAATTTGGGATCCCATCTCTTCATAGCTCTTACTAATTGCATTATCGAATTTTTTAGTTTCAACATAATATTTTCCAAAATAAGCCAACCATCCAGGAATTCTAAAAGTTAAATTAAGTGCAGACGAAATTATATAATCGTCGTAACTTATTTTAGCAGAATTAAAACCATCTATAAGCATTTTCTCTGCATCCTCAAATGATATTTCTCTTATATCATATTCCTCTATATGCCTACCGTGGAGCTCTTCTGTATAGTCCTTACTTAATAATAACTCTGCAGGTCTAATTATTGACCCCGTCATAACTACCTTTATTTTATCATAATACTCGTCAGAAATCTTTTTCAGAAATTGTAAGAAAAGTGACCTATCACCTTTCCAATTCTCATACACATATTGCAGTTCATCAAACATGATGATTATCTTAGAGTTCTCTGAGGCCTCATATAAGATATCCGCAACTAAGGATAGATCTAAGGAGAATGGAAATGCAAAACTTTTTCCTTTATTAAAAGATGCACCTACACTACCTAAGTTGACTCCACCGCCTAGTGATTTGGCAGTAGATAATTGTTCCTCTATTTTTTCGCTAAAAGCTTTAGCATAAGTAGGGATTTTCCTCACATTCAACTTTTTTAGAGTATAATTAGTTATTCCTCTTCTTAACAACAGATTTGATAATGAAATAGGACTACTTACAGCGTCCAGCTTTACCATTATCGGAATCCAATAGTCTTTGACTCCAAATTTTTCCTTGTATTCCCCATTACTTAAAATCTTTAGTAAAGTGAGTAGTAAGCTAGATTTCCCGCTCCTTCTAGGCCCCTTAATAAAGAAAAGAGTGAGATCTTGTTTAGAAACAAGATTTACGAGTTTCTTAAGATCATTCTGTCTACCATAAAGTAACTCTGGAATAAATCTCTCCTTATCGCTAAATATTTCTGCATAAGAAAACGTCATTATCCCATTCCTTGCTATATTTAATAAAAGTCCCAAGAAAGAAAAGTTCTTTTACTTTATCATTTTAGGGCTTTCTATGATACTCGAGGAAATGCGGAA from Acidianus ambivalens harbors:
- a CDS encoding dipeptidase, with amino-acid sequence MFIDLHEDFAYANQMGRDIIHGKDQSSIEMLKSVDSNVIIFSSIFPHIDVINERSAELSSKYGFPIKSSNFSFDILLSQLKVYYYLERAGYVSIVRSKEDLKKPGIKFLLSLEGTDALKEYEDIYILKELNVFNLGLTWNYDTKFASSCFSKKDYGLTAEGEELVKLANKLGIIIDLAHAGKRTVLDVCSITSKPVIISHGNAKRLKDHERNYDDEELECVVKTGGVIGITAITSTLPEKTLKGIIENIKYIGESFGWDYVAIGTDFLGISEVPQGFENVTKIKELLIEDHEDQILWRNAYRVIEENLS
- a CDS encoding prolyl oligopeptidase family serine peptidase, which encodes MDEFEYLEDLNNERTKSFIENENKKTEEKLGKRAKELYPKLLEIYKEPYVLSMFAYDENNPVILLYGEKNQVLLGNKVIYTSPKDYVASSVWKVYNSKEIGVSIEKKGSDKITTFLISPDGKTTELGEMVESPFYFKNELCYIKSYRYSPPPDGGEYPADRVFCGNEIVYGKDLKPGEFVSIRTFGDFITLIRSKGWRYSELYAGEGFDSLKKIDEGEVIDVIDYVQGSLIYQKNDSVYLDKKKIIKSDYPILGVSSLKETLAVEVIKDYRTPLLFYSINGDKIGEEIHDNIQFMDSEGHSLFIVETSFNYKFKVLRRVKEKSEETIMQYGNYDVKVTDIYVKGDVLLHGFLLTKTNNPKGVIVYGYGGFRISLLPSFPMSTRLLLDEGYSVLITNLRGGYENGEEWHKAGMLLNKKNVFKDFSEFLRLVKSLGGKTIAMGGSNGGLLVGATENEYPNVIDCAVIGHPVLDMLRYDKLYVGKYWVEEYGDPNDPKYRDYLLSYSPYHNLKKGLPKTFVYTGINDDRVHPAHALKYVAKSEKLGNDVMLFVNDSGHAIADPESEAREYSYVLAFIEECTSSK
- a CDS encoding AAA family ATPase, with product MTFSYAEIFSDKERFIPELLYGRQNDLKKLVNLVSKQDLTLFFIKGPRRSGKSSLLLTLLKILSNGEYKEKFGVKDYWIPIMVKLDAVSSPISLSNLLLRRGITNYTLKKLNVRKIPTYAKAFSEKIEEQLSTAKSLGGGVNLGSVGASFNKGKSFAFPFSLDLSLVADILYEASENSKIIIMFDELQYVYENWKGDRSLFLQFLKKISDEYYDKIKVVMTGSIIRPAELLLSKDYTEELHGRHIEEYDIREISFEDAEKMLIDGFNSAKISYDDYIISSALNLTFRIPGWLAYFGKYYVETKKFDNAISKSYEEMGSQIKEEVRKLKKIKKKEYYDKAIDVLVKKGKLSPTELSKELNISTHEAEIILNNLNYIDFIDEKGELSDYTVISLKRDFKEMQCPVCNKGKALIVEGLHYFVQFSCKHIVKL
- the sepP gene encoding undecaprenyl-diphosphatase SepP — encoded protein: MRKYWLFLVFFVLLSILIKIFGEDNPINVYLFELINYHQVSYLNAFMVDLSKYGRCYVWIPLNALLLIFKKTRRTGITLAASFILAIILGEVSKYIMAEPRPFYFIHSNLLIPKPHDYSYPSGHALIVGDGAAVLALSSPKWLWIPLLIEALLVSYSRVYVGVHWPADILGGWLLALWIAYFTVEEERKGLLAPVEKIFKVC
- a CDS encoding PaREP1 family protein, whose protein sequence is MENRMPLEEVIRKLEEKGIDVTEALLDILSREDPEDSSKERISLAEKYMQESKECAEKGDVVQASEKAYKVAEEVVKALAEKFKTEEYEEFLKEGRWYTYLLGKASKTLSKKLGYWVLDGWNAGYDLHVWGFHERKYSVEDVKVSLKRIEEMLIEAKKLFT
- a CDS encoding aspartate aminotransferase family protein, which translates into the protein MDEDLVKLVKEHTFGTWKVQKTWNPLNVDKAEGVYFYANGKKILDFSSQLVNVNLGYGNKEVIKSIEDQLENLQYISPAFATEVRARAVKSLLEVMPSNLTKFFFSTSGTEANEAAIKIARFYKSPSYKILSRYRSYHGSTLGSLALTGDYRRWYAEPNVAPGVVKIPEPYCYRCPFKLKYPECNLACVNYVDYVIKNEGNVAGVIVEPITGTNGVIVPPKEYLPTLRKITRENDVLLITDEVMTGWGRVGEWFAVNLWGVQPDILTTAKGASASYVPIGITAVSKEIADFFEDKMFAHGHTFEAHPVSLSAIPAVIEEYKRMNLLAHVKAMGSYLGERLKELKERHKSIGDVRGVGLFWAIEFVKDEKQTPFGTYEDKYEGRVTEVDILAKKLLDEGVYVFNGPSWLVISPPLIIKKEEIDEGIEKLDEKIKYLDEKFSS
- a CDS encoding Lrp/AsnC family transcriptional regulator; this encodes MELDEVDLKILKIIQNDAKYPLEKIAEEVKVPKSTVAYRIKKMEKMGVIKGYFTYVDPASLNLDYLVITLVRARYGKDYHDSLGKKLSQLPGVWGVYFVLGDMDFVVLARFKNREDFMKNFLEKLINMPEIERTSTHVVAKVYKETPYVTIDEEKVNIEEIKNGK